From Streptomyces sp. HUAS MG91, the proteins below share one genomic window:
- a CDS encoding acyl-CoA dehydrogenase family protein produces MDLDLTPDEDAFRAEARAWLAAHVPADPLPSLETAEGFAAHRAWEAELSADRWSVVSWPEEFGGRGVDIFKWLVFEEEYYAAGAPGRVSQNGINLLAPTLFDHATDEQRARVLPSMASGEVIWAQAWSEPEAGSDLASLRSRAVRTDGGWLLHGQKTWSSRAAFADRAFGIFRTDPDAPKPHQGLTYLMFDLRAPGVTVRPIGRLDGKPAFAELFLDEVFVPDEDVIGEPGRGWRIAMSTTGNERGLTLRSPGRFLASAERLLRLWRERGEDPAVRDRVADALIGARAYQLFTYANASRFAAGEQIGAESSLNKVFWSEYDMALHETALDLLGADGETAAGEWAEGYVFSLAGPIYAGTNEIQRDIIAERLLGLPKGRR; encoded by the coding sequence ATGGATCTGGACCTCACCCCGGACGAGGACGCGTTCCGCGCCGAGGCGCGCGCATGGCTGGCGGCGCACGTCCCGGCCGATCCGCTGCCCTCCCTGGAGACGGCGGAGGGGTTCGCCGCACACCGCGCGTGGGAGGCCGAGCTGTCCGCCGACCGCTGGTCGGTGGTGTCGTGGCCCGAGGAGTTCGGGGGCCGCGGTGTCGACATCTTCAAGTGGCTCGTCTTCGAGGAGGAGTACTACGCGGCGGGCGCCCCGGGCCGCGTCTCGCAGAACGGCATCAATCTGCTCGCCCCGACGCTGTTCGACCATGCGACGGACGAACAGCGGGCGCGGGTGCTGCCGTCGATGGCGAGCGGCGAGGTGATCTGGGCGCAGGCGTGGTCGGAGCCGGAAGCGGGTTCCGATCTGGCGTCCCTGCGGTCGCGGGCGGTGCGCACGGACGGCGGCTGGCTGCTGCACGGGCAGAAGACGTGGTCGTCGCGGGCCGCTTTCGCGGACCGGGCGTTCGGCATCTTCCGCACCGACCCGGACGCGCCCAAGCCGCACCAGGGGCTCACGTACCTGATGTTCGATCTGCGCGCGCCCGGCGTCACGGTCCGGCCGATCGGCCGGCTCGACGGCAAGCCGGCCTTCGCCGAGCTGTTCCTGGACGAGGTGTTCGTGCCGGACGAGGACGTGATCGGCGAGCCCGGCCGGGGCTGGCGCATCGCGATGTCCACGACGGGGAACGAGCGAGGGCTGACCCTGCGCTCCCCCGGCCGTTTCCTCGCCTCCGCCGAGCGGCTGCTGCGGCTGTGGCGGGAGCGCGGCGAGGACCCGGCGGTGCGGGACCGGGTGGCGGACGCGCTGATTGGGGCGCGCGCGTACCAGCTGTTCACGTATGCCAACGCGTCGCGGTTCGCGGCCGGCGAGCAGATCGGCGCCGAGTCGAGTCTGAACAAGGTGTTCTGGTCGGAGTACGACATGGCGCTGCACGAGACGGCGCTCGATCTGCTCGGCGCGGACGGGGAGACGGCAGCGGGCGAGTGGGCCGAGGGGTACGTCTTCTCGCTCGCGGGCCCGATCTACGCGGGGACGAACGAGATACAGCGCGACATCATCGCCGAGCGGCTGCTCGGCCTGCCGAAGGGGCGTCGCTGA